The genomic DNA GCCCGGAGCCCCTCGCGTGCGTCGACATCGTGCGCGAGCGGTGCATGTGGTCGCTGATGGGGAACCATGACTTCGGCGTGCTCTACGAGCCGACCAATTTCAACCCGGGCGCGGAAGCCGCGGCGTACTGGACGCGGGAGCAGTTCGATGCGGAGCCGGACGCGGGCCTGCGTGCGAAGCGGTACGAGTTTCTCGGGAAGCTTCGTGTGCGTGTCTTCGAGACGCTGAACGGGATGGGTTTCCCGGTGCTGGCCGTGCATGGCTCGCCCCGTCGGCCGATCAACGAGTACATCTTTCCGGATGATGTGATGAACTCTCCGGACAAGATCGAGTCGATCTTCGGGCGTGTCGAGCGGTTGTGCATTGTCGGGCACACGCACGTGCCCGGTGTGTTCACGAACGAGCCGGATTTCTACCCCCCGAACGAGCTCGGCGAGTCGAGTTACAAGTTCTCGGAAGACGAGAAGGCGATCATCAACGTGGGCTCGGTCGGACAGCCGCGGGACCACGATCCGCGGGCTTGCTACACGATCCTGCACCCTGATCGCGCGGAGTTTGTTCGCGTTGAGTACGACGTGGACGCGACAGCGCGGAAGATCAAGGCGGTGCCGACGCTGCACGACTGGCTGGCGGATCGTCTGTACGAGGGGCGTTGAGCTCAACCGTTCAAAGGTCGTGAGAACCGCGACGACCGCTGCGTGATCCGAGGTGCCTGCGATCAGGGTCGCCAGTGCGGTACGCCGAGGTCTGCGGGATCGACGATACGCCAGAGCTGCCAGTTGTCTGCGGCGGCGGAGAAGTCCTGCAGGTCCTCGAAATCGACGTGGTCGTCTCCGTTGATGTCCCCCATGAGATACGTGGGGTGTGGGTCAGAGGTGAAGAGGTTCGCGCTCCAGGCCTCCAGAAATGCGGCCTTGTCTTTACCCCCGATACCGACTTCGATCCGACCGTCGCAATCGAAATCCGCGACAGCGGTGATGCGTCCGAAGTCGTAGATCCTTTGGATCGCTTCGATGGAACGCCCGTTGGGCATGGTGTAATCGAAGGTGTAGGCATCAGAATCATTGGGATTGCCGAAGGTCGAGGTTCCGTAGGTGAGGAAGCCCCAGAGAACCCAGCCGTTCTCATGGAACCTGCGGGCATCCGCGAAGTCCCAGAGCTTGCCCTGAGGGCTGTTCTGGGGCGCGGGGCCGCAACCCGCGGGCGTGCGCAGGTTGTTGAGCATGAGCCCGACCTCGGTCGTCAGAGGATCGAACGAGACGAAGGCGTCGTCGTATGAATAGCGAGAGCGTGCGAAGCGATAGGCAGCGACCCACGGACCCGCGGCGAGCGCGGTGGGATGAGGGACTTTGAGTTTGTCGGGGCCTGTCGCGCAATTGCCCGTGGTCGCCGGCACGGCCTCTCCGCCGAGGATGATCCGGGGCGTGCCTTCTCGAGTCAGGTAATCGGGGCTTTGCTGGAGCGTGATGTACATCGGCCAGTACGGGCTGCTGTTGTCGAACCAGTATTCCGCGATGCCCAGGTCCATCCACGGCTTGATGTTCTGGTAGTACGCGCAGACGTCTCCTGCGCGTGAGAAATCGGGGAGGTACGAATCCTTCATGCCGAGCGTGCAGGGATCGGTCACCTTGTATCCGGCGTAGATGCTCAGGTTGACAGGGTCACCAATGGCGGCTTTGGACTTGATCCACGTCCCGACATAGTCGCGGAATCCGTCGCGGCGCCAGCCGGCCATCGGCCAGTACTGAGAAGAATCGGCGAAGCCGGACGCCTCGCTGACATTCCCTGCGGGGAGTCGGAGTTGGATGCGCCGGAAGCCGAGATTGTACAGATCGTTCATTCGACGCAGGAGTTCATCGAATGCATCCGGCACACTGTTGTTCGCGATGCCGCCCTGGATGCCGTCGTCCTTCGGCGTGTTGCCTGCGTGCCACCATGTCGCCATCCCCTCGCTGTTGAACTCGTAGTTCCCGTTCGAGAGGGTGATGACCGCGACAGGCCGACGATCGGGTATAAACGTCCAGTCTGCGGGAATCGTGAACGGCCCGACTGCTACACGCAAACAGGGGAGCGGCGTGCAGAGTGCAGGAGCGAGTTCCTGCGCCTGGGCTGTCATGCTTGCAATGACCGCCGCGCTGATGATCGGGAGACAGCGCGATCCACCGAAGGAATGAACACAAGGCATCAATCGTCCCCTTCCGCGGCCGCGCGGGCTCAGCAAGCCCTGCGCAGATCGAGCAGGCATTATGCACAATGTCGGACGTGATGCGAGGAATCCCTGAGATAATCTGCGGATTGCGTATCGCTCCCTGGCACTCGCTCCTTCAACTGGCCGACAACTGGCGGCTACTGGTCTGATGATCGGCCAGAGGTGTGAGGTTGCGGCCACGTCTAGCCACCCGCGCCGAACTCGACCACCTGCATCCAGTGAAGCCCCTTGCGAGGGTTGATCACGCGATACGACGTAGCGCGGAGCCACGGCGCGAGGAACGCCTGATCGATATGCCAGAGCGGCGTGCTGAGCGGCCATGTCGCGGCGTAGCCGATCCCGGCTTGTCTGAACGCATCGCGAGTCTGCCAACCCGGGCCGTTGGTGAGCGTGTCGAGCGAGCGGCTGCCACGCGGGATGTTGAAGTCTCCAATGATGAGATCGGGATCCGGGAATCCCTGTATGGCCAGTGAGGTGTCCGCGCGATAGCCGTTGCTCGGTGAACGCGTCTGCGTCGAGTCCGACTCTGCCGACACCCTTCGAAAGACCGTGCCCTGCCAAGTGAGAAGCTGCCGGCGCGTGCTCTCCGCGACCATGCGTCGTGAGAGCCGGATGTCGGAGGGAAGGTCCAGAATCCAGACGATGAAGGGCTTCGGTGCGTCGTCAACAGTCAGGCCGATGTCGAGGGCGATCCACATCGCGCGGCCGGGATCGATGCGCACGTCTTCCGGCTGACCCTCTGAGCGAAGACGCACGCCCTTGAAGCCGAGCGAGGTGATCCCCCATGCGGCAATGGTGGGCGTTGAGACGACGACGAACGGACCCGCTTCGAGCAACTCAGCACCAGATCCGATGCGTGCGCGGAGCTCCTCGCGATCGAGGTCGTACCCCGCGTTCGCGAGCAGAGCCAGCGTCGGCTTGTGGACTCGCACAAGATCGACCGCGCGTTCGGAGGGCCAGTTCGCCAGATTCCAGTAGACGGCTGTGAAGCGATCGACATTCCCGACCGGCGCGGCTGTGCGCGTGCGACGTGCGCCGAGGTTGAGATCGTGCATCAGCAGCGTCCAGGCCATGCAGGCGACGCCGAGCCAGCCGGCGGCACGGACGAAGGCCGCGATCCTGCGCTTTCGTCGGCGCCTGTCCAACGCGTACGGCGTGAGCCGGTCGGCCCCCTCGTCCAGAAGCGAGACCGCGCTCGAGAGAACGAGCGTGACAAACGACGCGGGGAGCGCTAGGACCGTCGGGATCCACGCGAGATACTGGGTCCAGAGGTAGCGGTCGCTGACCGTCCGGCCGATAGCCCATGCAACGACAATGGAGCATGCCGCGAGGGCGATGAGGATGCTGAGCCGGGAGATCCAGTGCTGGATGGCGCGATCGAGCTTCAGGCCTATTCTCCTCACCTGACGAATCTGATCGACCGAAACCCTACCGATGGACGGGCTTTCAGTCGCGACACACGAGGCACGCAGCTCAACATCGGACCGGAGAGAGACACATGGTCAACTGGCAGAGCACCAAGGTTATCGTCACGGGAGGAGCCGGGTTTCTCGGGCGCCATGTGCTCGGACAGCTGAAGGCCAGGGGCGTTCCGGACCAGAACATCTTTGTGCCGCGTCGGAAGGACTTTGACCTGACGGAGCAGGCCGACTGCCAACGGCTGTACCGCGAGGCGTTCCGGGGCGCGAAGGCGGACATGGTGATCCACTTGGCTGCGGAGGTCGGCGGGATCGGGGCCAATCGGGCCAACCCGGGGCGGTACTTCTACGCCAACATGGCGATGGCACTGCATCTGATCGAGCAGGCGCGGCTGGATGGGTTGATCGAGCGGGGTGGGAAGTTCGTGCAGACGGGAACGATCTGCGCGTACCCGAACCTGACGCCGATCCCGTTCAAGGAAGAGAACCTGTGGAACGGGTATCCGGAGGTGACGAACGCGCCGTACGGCGTCGCGAAGAAGGCGGCGTGGCAGATGCTGGACGCGTACAAGCTGCAGTACGGGATGAAGTCGACGTTTGTCTTGCCGGTGAACCTGTACGGGCCTCACGACAACTTTGACCTGAACTCAAGCCACGTGATCCCCGCGCTCATCAGGAAGCAGGTCGAGGCGATCGACAGCAAGGCGGGGCATATCGACTGTTGGGGGACTGGATCGGCCTCGCGCGAGTTCTTGTATGTGGACGATGCCGCGAGCGGGATCGTGACGGCTGCGGAGAAGATGGACGACCCGACGCCGATCAACCTGGGGACGAACTTCGAGATCACGATCAAGAACCTGGTGGAGCTGATCGCGAAGCTGACGGGGTTCAAGGGTGAGCTGCGGTGGGACCCGACGAAGCCGGACGGCCAGCCGCGCAGGTGCCTGGATACCGAGCGAGCGTTCGCGTTGATGGGGTGGCGGGCCCAGATGCCGTTCGAGGAAGGGCTGAAGCGGACGATTGAGTGGTATAGGGGGAATCGGGCGACGTAACGATTCGAGTTACGGTTTCTGCCCACCCTCCAAGAGACCTTCGAAGACGAAGGGAACCTCAAGGTACTCAATCTCGGTGATGAGGCGAACACGCAGCATGACCGGAGGCCCGGCGCCCGCGAGCGGCTTGAACGTGTGCTGTACGCGAATGTAGTCGCCGGTCCAGTGGTCTGTCTGGGGCGGGAGTTGCGTCTTGTAGTCGAGCACGCGACCATGTTCGTCGAGTGTCTCGATCGCGTAAAGAAAGGGAGGCAGGTACGAGTCATTTCCGTTGGGTTTGGGCTCTCCCAATCCCTCCCGAGGCGGGCTGCCCTGCGGCTTCGGGGATGGCTCTGCCGCCGTAACAAGCGGATAGACCGTACGAATGTCGATCGAGTTGTGAAGCCACAGGCAAAGATCAGTCTTCAGATTCTGGTGCTTGTCCAGTTCCGCCTTGAACACAGCCAGATGAGCCTCTGGTGTCAGTTGGCGGTATTCGCCCGAGGCGGCGCCTTCGGCAAGCGGAACATCGAAAGACTCCATCCGTTTCGCCCGCGTCGCACCCATTCGAAGCCGGATCGTCGCCACCCGGCGGTTCGGGTCCGGATCGATCATGGCGTGCCCTCCCATAGATGCCACAGATCCGTTGGGGGCCTTTCGGTAGAGACCGGTTTCAAACTGCAGGCGCGTGCCCGGAGTATCGATCGTCATCTTCGATCGCGCCTTTGACCCCTCGATCAGCATCGATCTGCCGCTTTGATCCAGCACATCGTCGATCGCGATCGCGTCGTCGAATGTGAAGACTGACACCCGTTCCGTCTCCAACTCGCCGACTACGTGAAGTCTTCCCTCAAGCGACTGCTTTGTGAAATCGATGTTCCTCGATATTCCCAGCCGCACGATACGACCTGTCATCGGCCCCGCTTGCTGTTCCGGAAGCTTCGTCAAAGGCCATTCTTGAACAGCTACAGGCGGAGGAGCAGCACAGCCAGAAACCAGCAGCAGCACCCACACAGCAAGGTATTTCAGCATGGGTGTATTCGAGCCGAAGGCCCGGTATTTGTCAATCACGGACGCTGCGTTCACCCACCCGTCGGCAGGTCGGGCGGATCTTTGTCGCTCACGCGGCCGCTGAAGTACCGGTTGTCGGGAACCAGAGAGCCCTCGGCCTGATCCACGAATCGGCCGTCGCCGTGTGCCGCGTACCCGAGCTCTGTGAGATCGATCGTTCTCGCATGGGTGTCCAGAAACACAACATTGGTGCGGCGCATATGGCGTGGATCAACGGCGGAACGATGCGTCGAGGTCTTGTCGCTCCTGTCGGTCAGGCGGGGAGGATCGAGGTTGAAGCCCTCGTTCCCAACCGCGCGTTCTTCTCGTCCGTCGTTGTCATAGGCCATGCGCTCAACGGCGGCGTATCCCGCGGCGGTGCCGAGGCAGTCCGCAGCCATCACCGTTTGTGAGAAGTCCTGAATCAACGAGCGCGGCACCGGGAAGTTGTGGTAGCGTTCGGCGGTGACGCGCGAGTTGCCGAGGAACTGGTAGTTGTACCCGTAGGAACCGTTCCGCTCGTCCCGCCACTCAGGAGTAACCGGGCAGACGTAGACGGGGTTGTCGAAGTCCTGGCGCCCGTCCTCGGGAGAGGGATCGGCGAAGGCGTAGACACCGACATAGCCGCCGATTCGGGCGATCCATGTCGGCCGGAACTTCTGTCCGTTCCCGATGTCGTAGACATTCGCCGGATTGGCCGCACCGCCCGGGAGGTTCGGCGCGCGGCCCGGGACCATGACATCTCGGTTGTCATCAGCGTACATGCTCCAGCCGAGGGAGAGCTGGCGGAGATTCGAAAGGCAGAGGAGGGAGCGAGAGGTCTGGCGCGCGCTGCCGAGAGAGGGGATCAGAATCCCGATCAGGATCGCGAGGATCGCGATGACGACCAGGAGTTCGATGAGCGTAAAGCCCGCGCGGCTCGTTGCTGGTCGTGATGCGGCACTGCTTGCCATCGCGGCTGGATGCTCCGATCGTGGACGCTCGCAAAGCGGTACCTGGCACCTCGATGCCGGTTCAAGCGAGCGGACATAGATTCGGCGATTCTGGGGGTTGAGTTCCGGGCGAGGGCCGAATACAACCCGCTCGCACATGCCGATATCGGTGGTTGTGGCATTGAACGCGTGATCGGAGCTGCGAGAGGAAGTCCGAACCCGGGATTCGACGGGGCCGTAGGGTGCTTGCGTGGGCAGATCGATCGAAGACACTCCGGACGTGGATGTACCAGTCGCCGCGGCTCGCGCCAGCGATGTGATGGGCGACGCAGGGAGGGGACAATCCGACGGGGCTACAGACGCCGGACGGGCACGGATGCTCCGCGAGTTTCTCGCGTCGAACGATGCCGCGTGCCCGGTGTGCGGCTACAACCTGCGCGGGCTGTTGCATCAGGCGTGTCCGGAGTGCAACGCGCCGCTGTCGCTTGGTGTGACATCTGAGAACCTGAGCATCGGTCCCTGGGTGCTGGCGATCGTGTCGTTCGCGATGGCGGCTGGTTTCGACGGTGTGGTGGCCACGGTTCTCACAGTGGTGATGATCGCGAATCCGCCCCCGATCTGGCTGCCATACGCGGTGGTGGGCATGTTCATGACGCTCGCGATCGCGAGTCTGGCGTGCGTGCTGCGCATCGTGCGATTGCGTCGGAGGTGGGCGTTCCAGACACGCCGGATCCAATGGCGGTGGGCTCTGATGTGCCTCGGCGGAGTGTTCACGCTGCACGCCTGCATCGGGATCGCGTTCGCGCTGCTTGCCAACTGACACCCGGTGAGTACCGACCGAGTCGCATCAAGGGCTGGGATGCGAGGGGGGCGGCGGCTCGAGCAGGTGCAAGAGCCCGGCATCGTCTGCGCCCAGAGCGATCGCCTCTTTGGTCCAGGCGATGTGGCGGGCGTCGGCGAGGCCCGCGGCCCATGCCATGGAAGCAAGGGCGAGCCGCACCGAGCCGTCGGCGTCCGTCTTGATCATGCCCGTCGCGATGCTCGCGGCCTCGCTCTGGTTTCCATCGCGGAGTGCGGCGAGATGCACACGACAGACCTCAATGAGAAGGATCTGCCGGCGGAGTTCGATGAGCGTCCCCCACTCTTCTGCGGTGGCCTGCCCCTGCACACGCTGCCCCATCAGCCCGGGGAGCCGCGCGACACGGCTTCTCTGCTCCGCGCCGACCTTTCGCAGATCGGTGATGGGGATGGAAACGGAGATGAGTTCTAGCCCGCGTTTCTGGTGCATGGGGATCAGCGAGCCCTCGTCGGGATCATTGATCGAGTAGTCGATCTCCATCAAGGACTGCTCGACCTCGCCGACGACCTCGTCCATGATGTATCGATCGAGCTGATCCGGAAGATCGGCCCACGCATCGCGTGCGACAAGGTCGTCGCGCATCGCGACGAAACGGGCGCGGCTTCCCGCGCGTCTGGGCGTGAGTTTCGCCATCTCCGCAGCGATGATGGTGCGACGGAGCGGCATGAGCCAGGGGCGACCCACGTCCAGATTCTCCCAGAGCCATGTGTACGTGCCGGTCGCCTCGTGGAGTTCGTCTCGGGCGACCTGGGCGCGGGCCTCGACAAGCATGGAGAGAACACTCTGGCCCTCTGCGGGCCCGTCACAGATTGAGGCGTTCGCGTCCTCCAGACGAGAGAACCAGACGCGTGACGGTGCGGGCGGGGGCGGGTTCTTTGTCTCGTGCCACATGTGCCAGACCGGGTTGGTCGATGCGAGCTTCTCGAGCACGAAGTTTGCCTGAAACAGCACCTCCGTTGGCTTTGTGCTCAAGCGACCCTCATCGGGATCGGGCATCCGCATCCTGAGCGGCTTGAACTGCGGTATGACCGCCTCGGTCTCCCCGTCTCGCAGCACGATGACGATCAACTCCTCGCGTGAGCTTCTGCCGCGCGATCGCAGGCCGCTCTCGAAGATGCTGAAGAGTTCGGGATTCTCGCTCGCAGACACGCGGCTGAGCACGGCGTGCCACTGGATCCAGTGTCCGAGCGTTCGGTTGCCCCAGAGCCGCTCCTCCGCCTTCTTCAACGCACCGATTTCGGCATCGAGGTAGACGAGGTGCAGACGCTTCTGTTCGCGTGCGAGCTGGTCTGCATCGGCGAAGGAACCCTTGAAGAACGGATCGGGTATGGACGGCTGTGCGAGTGCTTGCGTACAAGCCGCGAGGAGAAGAACCGCGATGGAGCAGAAGATGGCGACGGATCGCATCATCGGTTTCCTGTCGGCACTGAGCCAGGGCCCCCGGTCGGCACCACGATAAACGCTCTTAGACCATGGTCG from Phycisphaeraceae bacterium includes the following:
- a CDS encoding metallophosphoesterase family protein encodes the protein MSIAIISDIHGNAEALRAVMRDIDSRSIDRIICLGDIVGYGPEPLACVDIVRERCMWSLMGNHDFGVLYEPTNFNPGAEAAAYWTREQFDAEPDAGLRAKRYEFLGKLRVRVFETLNGMGFPVLAVHGSPRRPINEYIFPDDVMNSPDKIESIFGRVERLCIVGHTHVPGVFTNEPDFYPPNELGESSYKFSEDEKAIINVGSVGQPRDHDPRACYTILHPDRAEFVRVEYDVDATARKIKAVPTLHDWLADRLYEGR
- a CDS encoding GDP-L-fucose synthase, producing the protein MVNWQSTKVIVTGGAGFLGRHVLGQLKARGVPDQNIFVPRRKDFDLTEQADCQRLYREAFRGAKADMVIHLAAEVGGIGANRANPGRYFYANMAMALHLIEQARLDGLIERGGKFVQTGTICAYPNLTPIPFKEENLWNGYPEVTNAPYGVAKKAAWQMLDAYKLQYGMKSTFVLPVNLYGPHDNFDLNSSHVIPALIRKQVEAIDSKAGHIDCWGTGSASREFLYVDDAASGIVTAAEKMDDPTPINLGTNFEITIKNLVELIAKLTGFKGELRWDPTKPDGQPRRCLDTERAFALMGWRAQMPFEEGLKRTIEWYRGNRAT
- a CDS encoding prepilin-type N-terminal cleavage/methylation domain-containing protein yields the protein MASSAASRPATSRAGFTLIELLVVIAILAILIGILIPSLGSARQTSRSLLCLSNLRQLSLGWSMYADDNRDVMVPGRAPNLPGGAANPANVYDIGNGQKFRPTWIARIGGYVGVYAFADPSPEDGRQDFDNPVYVCPVTPEWRDERNGSYGYNYQFLGNSRVTAERYHNFPVPRSLIQDFSQTVMAADCLGTAAGYAAVERMAYDNDGREERAVGNEGFNLDPPRLTDRSDKTSTHRSAVDPRHMRRTNVVFLDTHARTIDLTELGYAAHGDGRFVDQAEGSLVPDNRYFSGRVSDKDPPDLPTGG